In Arthrobacter sp. CDRTa11, one DNA window encodes the following:
- a CDS encoding DUF4439 domain-containing protein produces MNDDSQEKRPGRRYFRYAVLSLTALLILSLGIALIPHEPPPPPEPPFSEQARAAAFADAMSLRASVMELAGPAVAPGTPGSGAPGPGSGQASGNVVLDRVVTLLTFQARALMLTPGGSSAEAGATPGPASTEPSPTASAPMPVAAAELASALSASGARRLTDAETADGGMARLLAGTGTAQVMAAAELAAYAGIPAPALPSVLPPSEPSPSALPPSKPSPSAVLPGADGTEDAAEGAPWEEGAPQEEGMPGRDNPASLAATCGTAEPSSGTELAAALTSAVQAELEAVYGYQAALTRLDPASAAAASDLLEQHHDLVEDGVHYSRIHCAEVPPQQPGYILSQAFLDAPAAGLGRIEAGTLPVYADVVAMSQGATREWAVSALLNAAQRTVHWGADPGPVPGLTLDESQLPQLPE; encoded by the coding sequence GTGAACGATGACAGTCAGGAAAAGAGGCCCGGTAGGCGCTATTTCCGCTACGCTGTTTTGTCGCTCACAGCCCTCCTGATCCTCAGCCTGGGAATCGCCCTGATCCCCCATGAGCCGCCTCCGCCGCCCGAACCTCCATTCTCCGAGCAGGCCAGGGCCGCGGCGTTCGCTGATGCCATGTCATTGCGGGCATCAGTCATGGAGCTGGCAGGCCCCGCCGTTGCACCCGGCACCCCTGGTTCCGGCGCCCCTGGCCCTGGATCCGGCCAGGCATCCGGCAACGTGGTCCTGGACCGCGTTGTGACTTTGCTGACGTTCCAGGCCAGGGCCCTGATGCTGACTCCGGGCGGATCCTCTGCGGAGGCAGGAGCAACACCCGGCCCTGCTTCAACAGAACCTTCGCCCACGGCCTCCGCGCCGATGCCAGTTGCTGCTGCGGAACTTGCGTCCGCACTCTCCGCCAGCGGGGCCAGGCGCCTCACCGATGCGGAGACGGCCGACGGCGGAATGGCCCGTCTTCTTGCAGGGACCGGCACTGCCCAGGTCATGGCCGCCGCGGAACTTGCCGCCTACGCCGGCATTCCGGCCCCGGCGCTTCCGTCAGTTCTTCCCCCCTCTGAACCTTCTCCTTCCGCACTCCCTCCCTCCAAACCTTCTCCTTCTGCTGTCCTCCCGGGGGCAGACGGAACAGAGGACGCGGCTGAAGGCGCGCCCTGGGAAGAAGGCGCGCCTCAGGAAGAAGGCATGCCCGGCCGGGACAATCCAGCAAGCCTGGCCGCCACCTGTGGAACCGCGGAGCCATCGTCAGGAACAGAGCTGGCGGCCGCCCTCACCTCGGCCGTGCAAGCCGAGCTGGAAGCGGTTTACGGATATCAGGCAGCGCTCACCCGGCTGGATCCGGCATCGGCGGCTGCGGCGTCGGACCTCCTGGAACAGCACCACGACCTGGTCGAAGACGGCGTGCACTACAGCAGGATCCACTGCGCGGAGGTTCCACCCCAACAGCCTGGCTACATCCTCAGCCAGGCCTTCCTGGACGCGCCGGCGGCCGGGCTGGGGCGGATCGAGGCCGGTACGTTGCCGGTCTACGCTGACGTGGTGGCGATGAGCCAGGGTGCCACCCGCGAGTGGGCCGTCTCGGCGCTTCTGAATGCAGCGCAAAGGACAGTCCACTGGGGAGCTGACCCGGGTCCTGTTCCGGGCCTTACCCTGGACGAATCCCAGCTGCCGCAACTACCCGAGTGA
- a CDS encoding YlxR family protein produces MLTVAEVLHSENQPQRTCIGCRKKGSRSELLRLVAEGSGSSAVLVDERRRMAGRGAWLHPSESCLALAVKRRAFGRALNGATGIAAVERRIKPGTSAAGTLWIPPVGTAQTVQPESGSEN; encoded by the coding sequence ATGCTCACCGTGGCAGAAGTGCTTCACAGCGAGAATCAACCGCAGCGTACCTGCATCGGATGCCGGAAAAAGGGATCGCGGTCGGAGTTACTCCGGCTCGTCGCCGAAGGCAGCGGTTCATCCGCTGTCCTGGTGGATGAACGACGCCGGATGGCTGGCCGGGGTGCATGGCTGCACCCCAGCGAATCGTGCCTGGCCCTGGCGGTCAAGCGGCGAGCATTCGGACGTGCCCTCAACGGCGCAACCGGAATTGCCGCCGTCGAACGCCGGATCAAGCCAGGCACGAGCGCTGCAGGCACGCTGTGGATACCTCCGGTAGGCACAGCACAAACCGTCCAACCTGAAAGCGGGTCAGAAAACTGA
- the nusA gene encoding transcription termination factor NusA, with the protein MDIDMSALRLLEREREIPLDLLIPTIEQALLVAYHKSPGAFEKARAELDRKSGHVTIWAVEIDDDGAPIGEFEDTPAGFGRIAASTARQIILQRLRDVEDDNVLGEFKGREGELVAGTIQQGNNPHMIQVNLGTVEALLPPPEQVPGEKYIHGNRLRAFVIDVHRGTKGPSITLSRSHPGLVRKLFELEVPEIADRSVEIVALAREAGHRTKIAVKANTPGINAKGACIGEMGSRVRAVMTELNDEKIDIVDFSEDPATFIASALSPSRVNSVTIIDEATRSARVVVPDYQLSLAIGKEGQNARLAAKLTGWRIDIVSDAAAPRDS; encoded by the coding sequence ATGGATATTGACATGAGCGCGCTGAGACTCCTGGAGCGTGAGCGCGAAATTCCGCTGGACCTCCTGATCCCCACCATCGAGCAGGCGCTCCTGGTGGCCTACCACAAGTCGCCGGGCGCCTTCGAGAAAGCCCGCGCCGAGTTGGACCGCAAGAGCGGTCACGTCACCATCTGGGCTGTGGAAATCGACGACGACGGTGCCCCCATTGGCGAGTTCGAGGACACCCCTGCCGGCTTTGGCCGCATTGCGGCGAGCACGGCCCGCCAGATCATCCTGCAGCGCCTGCGTGATGTTGAGGACGACAACGTCCTGGGTGAGTTCAAGGGCCGTGAGGGCGAGCTCGTGGCCGGAACCATCCAGCAGGGAAACAATCCCCACATGATCCAGGTCAACCTGGGCACTGTGGAGGCTCTGCTGCCGCCGCCGGAACAGGTGCCGGGGGAGAAGTACATCCACGGCAACCGGCTCCGCGCCTTCGTCATTGACGTTCACCGCGGCACCAAGGGTCCCTCGATCACTCTGTCCCGTTCGCACCCCGGCCTGGTCCGGAAACTGTTCGAACTGGAAGTGCCGGAAATCGCTGACCGCTCGGTGGAAATCGTTGCACTGGCACGCGAAGCCGGTCACCGTACCAAGATCGCAGTCAAGGCAAACACTCCGGGCATCAACGCCAAGGGCGCCTGCATCGGCGAAATGGGGTCCCGTGTCAGGGCCGTCATGACCGAGCTGAATGACGAAAAGATTGACATTGTGGACTTCAGCGAGGATCCGGCGACATTTATCGCCAGCGCCCTGTCTCCGTCCCGTGTGAATTCGGTCACCATCATTGACGAGGCCACCCGGTCTGCACGGGTTGTGGTTCCGGACTACCAGCTCTCGTTGGCCATCGGCAAAGAGGGGCAGAACGCCCGGCTTGCTGCCAAGCTCACCGGCTGGCGGATCGACATCGTTTCCGACGCCGCAGCGCCGCGCGACAGCTAA
- the rimP gene encoding ribosome maturation factor RimP — translation MSNAEATTSSDRTGTGRAEAAPAYNPEAARLRALLEPAVQANRLYLEDVTINVAGSHRVVHVVVDLPQEETGGVNLDVISDISKVLSDVMDNDPGDDGRPYDLEVSSPGVGRPLTEPRHWHRARGRMVKVNVIQGENVTGRVQSVDDSGVTIVPEIAVKKGMKPKQGEPVKLPFDRIRNGKVEIEFSHLEEAGLEPEHNGPSEEA, via the coding sequence GTGAGTAATGCAGAAGCCACGACTTCATCAGACCGTACCGGAACGGGTAGGGCTGAAGCTGCGCCTGCCTACAATCCGGAAGCTGCCCGGCTTCGGGCATTGCTTGAACCCGCTGTGCAGGCCAACCGCCTGTACCTTGAGGACGTCACAATTAATGTGGCTGGATCCCACCGAGTGGTCCACGTTGTGGTGGACCTGCCGCAGGAGGAAACCGGCGGAGTGAACCTGGACGTCATCTCGGACATCTCCAAGGTCCTCTCGGACGTTATGGACAACGACCCCGGCGACGACGGACGTCCCTACGACCTCGAGGTTTCCTCCCCGGGAGTGGGGCGCCCGCTGACCGAACCCCGGCACTGGCACCGCGCCAGGGGCCGTATGGTCAAGGTCAACGTCATCCAGGGCGAAAACGTCACCGGCAGGGTCCAGTCCGTGGATGACTCCGGTGTGACCATCGTCCCCGAAATAGCCGTCAAGAAGGGCATGAAGCCCAAGCAGGGCGAGCCCGTGAAACTCCCTTTCGACAGGATCCGCAATGGAAAAGTCGAGATCGAATTCAGCCACCTCGAAGAAGCTGGTCTGGAACCTGAACACAATGGACCTTCTGAGGAGGCCTGA
- a CDS encoding aminoglycoside phosphotransferase family protein, giving the protein MSQKTGVPIPPDLTARYSRSSAGRAWLASLPGLVNGRLEHWNLEAELAPGELPWNGHGGVVIPVQRLDGSPAALKIAFPHDEARVERHALELWGGCGAVRLLESDAGTCAMLLERLEAGSSLQTVPMDDAVTVWGGLMRQLSLLPDDRPQWQEFDHIAGRAEQWSDDLPADWEQLGRPFPRWLLEAALEVCQTRGAVGRRSGRDALVHTDFHFLNILARPGTGKTGIIGSIVEPDVQIAGALPDGRAFAAIDPQPMIGEPEFAVAPLLWNRIADLPRSAPEAGLRRRCRDFSSAAGLDAEVARQWGIAREVENALSYASRPYHQGDFARSLWVASTLAGRTLDGLPAAHSLPEPGEENSAG; this is encoded by the coding sequence ATGAGCCAAAAGACCGGTGTGCCGATCCCTCCAGACCTCACTGCGCGGTACAGCCGCAGCAGTGCGGGCCGGGCGTGGCTTGCGTCCCTGCCGGGCCTGGTGAACGGGCGGCTGGAGCACTGGAACCTGGAAGCAGAGCTTGCCCCGGGCGAGCTTCCGTGGAACGGGCACGGAGGCGTAGTCATTCCCGTCCAGCGGCTCGACGGTAGCCCGGCAGCTCTCAAGATTGCCTTCCCCCATGATGAGGCCAGGGTTGAACGCCACGCACTGGAGCTGTGGGGAGGATGTGGCGCGGTGCGGTTGCTGGAGTCCGACGCCGGAACATGCGCCATGCTGCTGGAGCGCCTGGAAGCTGGGTCATCGTTGCAGACAGTTCCGATGGACGACGCCGTTACGGTGTGGGGCGGACTGATGCGCCAACTGAGCCTGCTTCCGGATGATCGGCCGCAGTGGCAGGAGTTCGATCATATTGCCGGGCGGGCCGAGCAGTGGAGCGATGACTTGCCGGCCGACTGGGAGCAGTTGGGCCGGCCCTTTCCGCGCTGGCTGCTGGAGGCGGCCCTTGAAGTCTGCCAGACCCGGGGCGCCGTGGGCCGCCGCTCCGGACGGGACGCGCTGGTGCACACGGATTTCCATTTCCTGAACATCCTGGCGAGGCCCGGAACAGGCAAAACAGGCATCATTGGGTCCATCGTGGAGCCGGACGTACAGATCGCCGGGGCCCTCCCGGACGGCCGGGCGTTCGCCGCGATCGACCCCCAGCCCATGATTGGCGAGCCGGAGTTTGCTGTGGCGCCCCTGCTGTGGAACCGGATCGCGGACCTGCCACGGAGCGCGCCGGAGGCCGGTCTGCGGCGGCGCTGCCGTGACTTCAGCTCCGCCGCGGGCCTGGACGCTGAGGTCGCGCGTCAGTGGGGCATTGCGCGGGAAGTGGAGAATGCCCTCTCGTACGCCTCCCGGCCATACCATCAGGGCGATTTTGCCCGCTCGCTGTGGGTCGCCAGTACGCTTGCCGGACGGACCCTTGACGGACTTCCTGCCGCCCATTCGCTGCCCGAACCCGGTGAGGAAAATTCAGCCGGGTGA
- a CDS encoding pyridoxal phosphate-dependent decarboxylase family protein produces the protein MSAGAETYSEALAAAARLAAEWLKSLPDRHVGPALTAHDLVADFGGPLPAEGMPPVDVVEYLAAKAEPGLMAMPSGRFFGWVIGGTLPAALAADWLVSAWDQNSGLRYATPAIAAIEEAAGQWLLQLLRLPEESDVGFTTGATMANFTGMAAARWRLMADAGWDVDRNGLAGGPRIRCFVGQERHETIDLGLRYLGLGQPTAVPVDAQGRLIPGELNRLLAEGSGPALVCLQAGNLHSGAFDPFDDAIQVAHRHGAWVHVDGAFGLWAGAVPEFAHLTAGMALADSWGTDAHKTLNVPYDCGVAVVKDSPALRSAMGLHTSYLVHDAEGPGDPFEKVPELSRRGRGVPVWAALRSLGSDGVAAQVRGLARAASLIAERLIEVDGIEVLNPVDYTQVSLAFGDDATTRAVTARVIQDGKVWMSGSRWQGRDVLRVSVSNWSTNTDDVGTAVDAVSSAFAAVRAETG, from the coding sequence ATGTCCGCAGGCGCTGAAACCTATTCGGAAGCATTGGCAGCAGCGGCGCGCCTCGCCGCGGAGTGGCTTAAGAGCCTTCCGGACAGGCATGTGGGCCCGGCGCTGACCGCACACGACCTTGTTGCTGATTTCGGAGGCCCGCTTCCTGCCGAGGGTATGCCGCCGGTTGACGTGGTGGAGTACTTGGCCGCCAAGGCCGAGCCGGGCCTGATGGCCATGCCTTCGGGCCGTTTCTTTGGCTGGGTTATTGGCGGAACCCTGCCCGCCGCCCTGGCCGCGGACTGGCTGGTGAGTGCCTGGGACCAGAACTCGGGCCTGCGCTATGCGACGCCGGCGATCGCCGCCATTGAGGAAGCGGCCGGGCAGTGGCTGCTCCAGCTCCTGCGGCTGCCGGAAGAGTCCGACGTCGGCTTCACCACCGGCGCAACCATGGCGAACTTCACCGGCATGGCAGCCGCACGGTGGCGGCTGATGGCAGATGCGGGCTGGGATGTGGACCGGAACGGACTGGCCGGCGGCCCGCGGATCAGGTGTTTCGTCGGACAGGAACGCCATGAAACCATCGACCTGGGCCTGCGGTACCTCGGCCTGGGCCAACCCACAGCCGTCCCCGTCGATGCGCAGGGGAGGCTGATTCCGGGCGAGCTGAACAGGTTGCTCGCTGAGGGCTCCGGCCCTGCCCTTGTGTGCCTCCAGGCCGGGAACCTGCATTCAGGAGCCTTCGATCCCTTCGACGATGCCATCCAGGTTGCCCACAGGCACGGGGCCTGGGTTCATGTTGACGGTGCTTTTGGGCTGTGGGCCGGGGCAGTTCCGGAATTCGCGCACCTTACAGCAGGCATGGCCTTGGCCGACTCCTGGGGAACCGATGCCCATAAGACCCTCAATGTGCCATACGACTGCGGCGTCGCCGTGGTGAAGGATTCACCGGCACTGCGCAGCGCCATGGGATTGCACACCAGCTATCTGGTCCACGACGCCGAAGGCCCCGGCGATCCGTTCGAGAAAGTGCCGGAGCTTTCCCGGCGTGGCCGGGGAGTCCCCGTTTGGGCCGCGCTCCGCTCTTTGGGCAGCGACGGTGTGGCTGCGCAGGTCCGCGGTCTGGCGAGGGCGGCATCCCTGATCGCGGAGCGGCTGATCGAAGTGGACGGTATCGAGGTGCTGAATCCGGTGGACTACACCCAGGTTTCCCTCGCCTTCGGCGACGATGCCACCACCCGGGCCGTGACAGCCAGGGTCATCCAGGACGGAAAAGTCTGGATGTCCGGATCACGCTGGCAGGGCCGGGACGTGTTGCGCGTCTCGGTCAGCAATTGGAGCACCAACACGGACGACGTCGGTACCGCGGTGGACGCTGTCAGTTCGGCCTTCGCTGCTGTCAGGGCCGAAACCGGCTGA
- a CDS encoding VIT1/CCC1 transporter family protein, which produces MDAHDPPDSPDAARSADNTGLERHLETEPHDNDIAQRLNWLRAGVLGANDGIVSVAAIVVGVAGATASTGPILAAGAAGLVGGAVSMALGEYVSVSSQSDSQKALIDKERRELAEEPEEELAELTAIYREKGLSPETARAVAVELTNHDALAAHLSAELNIDEADIVSPWNAAFASAVAFTLGAALPMLAILLPPAAVRVPTTFAAVLLALALTGAMGAWIGGGSKWRAAARVVVGGALALAATFTIGNLLGASGVV; this is translated from the coding sequence ATGGATGCCCATGACCCGCCTGACTCCCCCGACGCGGCCCGCAGCGCGGACAACACCGGCTTGGAACGCCATCTGGAAACCGAGCCGCACGACAACGACATTGCCCAGCGCCTCAACTGGCTGCGGGCCGGTGTGCTTGGCGCGAATGACGGCATCGTCTCCGTAGCGGCCATCGTGGTGGGGGTAGCCGGCGCCACCGCCTCCACCGGGCCCATCCTCGCTGCAGGAGCGGCCGGGCTGGTGGGCGGCGCGGTTTCCATGGCATTGGGCGAATACGTTTCCGTCAGCAGCCAAAGCGACAGCCAGAAGGCCCTGATCGACAAGGAGCGGCGGGAGCTCGCCGAAGAGCCGGAGGAAGAACTCGCAGAGCTGACCGCAATCTACCGGGAGAAGGGCCTCAGCCCCGAAACCGCCCGCGCTGTAGCGGTGGAACTGACAAACCACGATGCCCTGGCGGCCCACCTGTCCGCTGAACTCAACATCGACGAGGCCGATATCGTCAGCCCCTGGAACGCCGCCTTTGCTTCCGCCGTGGCGTTCACCCTCGGCGCCGCCCTCCCGATGCTGGCCATCCTCCTTCCGCCGGCTGCCGTCAGGGTTCCGACGACGTTTGCCGCAGTGCTCCTGGCCCTGGCTCTTACCGGGGCAATGGGCGCGTGGATCGGGGGCGGGTCGAAGTGGCGGGCTGCGGCAAGGGTTGTGGTTGGCGGCGCCCTGGCCCTTGCGGCGACGTTCACGATCGGCAATCTGCTCGGGGCAAGCGGCGTCGTGTGA